The following proteins come from a genomic window of Dreissena polymorpha isolate Duluth1 chromosome 1, UMN_Dpol_1.0, whole genome shotgun sequence:
- the LOC127869574 gene encoding uncharacterized protein LOC127869574 isoform X2, whose product MGSTPSRQNASLELNTSRGLSRIAFKESRYSKEQNDPEAHTEWKNNTVISTECLSVDGPDKAVHITVDRGSVVRIGLTTADPTRDENFLQMKIFETEEGTGNLPETYHLYTNQDFHLLYFQNSDDNVNEYECVSETVNTWLYVITVYGLPNASVYQGLLEAGVESINMQRLKSTEQALLLDTCEARHPIRIGTKYHIRWKMGLEHERFAGKIPEYGVMRLCVVHSSGATLWDRTSAVFDRCFNGVIAIKFDLAGSVKHNLLVRSNCSKLTEAVSFPKDGSMHLHVAFSSGQIEIYPMAGGAYIKQSHGSLIYMELRVVPQDEVFLKHSISAQTEADIIEIVFGPHPLKCVVEFRSFISNFYLEALKVSLCARAKRIRETNQVQVFTTSVLTSDDLNDYFTREQVGGGRCRIEPPLKNEEDNSVIWVVSFTDFNVARGICLRRTHLINTTEARVLPYYKKLGIAAKSPEGCYGRLPVVKDEYVTVVIDDLDKFKFVSSNDQRKHLEEHLSKEHRVTLSWPEEIEFPSGDHQVNRLEIRISYTYSTFSESNNWKARIQKAVVAYFTNEITKEVITFQPTQWKLATAMIQSAEYSKSELYVSILEVDRQLVFVGRRKSHALQTLLDSLPERDNVAHNFQELKLTIEKYNCLREEKVLDAVEKKFPEVFFRINTATNNVDICGSGKLLEDAKTIIFRLATNIKNLSIPLEHMHTRLFVSKKGRELLKQCLTKCKIYSNVEISTSRNSLTITTFCENQRLADEKRAKLTNTLANELSSECIEIDTISWQALTSDSCSNFILNLEEEFPVHISTIVHGQKIEMFGLHSCLTKVKEKILKFLGTEAEGKETVHIPSSFAEFIDLEKAEPFETTCNFVKDPIGEYTGNVIITGQVDKMKHTREKLFREMEEIAIHWSYVSKRWVANSIACLPIENIQRLNSCCIQIDSVDSFAANNISCVSVHKINGAVIQLKVIDITHQRVDLIACPNDPHMTFKGRISGQIAKAGGPTIKNKGQEYVNAKGPVEEGNAVEGDSGKLHCTIIVHVVPPKWKDGYTNEKGLMIKAIKSILQIASNKGLVSVGLPPLWCDRYPVLDGVAHVVEAVTEFLEQN is encoded by the exons ATGGGGAGCACTCCTTCGAGACAGAACG CTTCATTGGAATTAAATACGTCCAGAGGACTTAGTCGCATAGCATTTAAAGAATCTCGATATTCGAAAGAACAGAACGACCCTGAAGCACATACGGAATGGAAGAATAACACAGTGATTTCAACGGAATGTCTCTCCGTAGA CGGCCCCGACAAAGCTGTCCACATCACCGTTGATCGCGGTTCGGTGGTCCGTATTGGACTCACAACCGCGGATCCGACGAGAGACGAAAACTTTCTGCAG ATGAAGATCTTCGAAACAGAGGAGGGCACCGGCAACTTACCTGAGACTTACCACTTGTACACAAATCAAGACTTTCACTTGCTGTATTTTCAAAACAGCGATGATAATGTGAATGAATACGAATGCGTCTCGGAAACTGTGAACACATGGTTGTACGTCATCACCGTATACGGATTGCCGAACGCATCTGTGTATCAAG GTTTGCTCGAAGCAGGAGTTGAaagcataaacatgcaaagactTAAGAGCACTGAACAAGCACTGCTGCTAGATACTTGTGAAGCCAG ACATCCAATAAGGATTGGCACTAAATACCACATCCGCTGGAAAATGGGGTTAGAACACGAAAGGTTTGCTGGAAAGATTCCTGAATACGGTGTAATGAGACTCTGCGTTGTGCATTCATCCGGAG cgaCACTATGGGACAGGACAAGTGCCGTCTTCGACAGATGCTTCAACGGTGTTATAGCAATAAAGTTCGATTTGGCAGGCTCTGTGAAACACAACCTTCTTGTAAGGTCCAATTGTTCAAAGCTTACAGAGGCCGTAAGTTTTCCGAAAGACGGCTCTATGCATTTACATGTAGCATTCAGCAGCGGCCAGATCGAAATATATCCAATGGCAGGAGGGGCATATATCAAACAAA GCCATGGTTCACTGATATACATGGAACTGAGAGTGGTACCACAAGATGAAGTTTTCCTTAAACACAGCATTTCAGCTCAAACAGAAGCCGACATTATAGAAATTGTGTTTGGCCCACATCCATTGAAATGTGTCGTGGAATTTCGATCTTTCATAAGCAATTTTTATTTAG AAGCTTTGAAAGTTTCCCTTTGCGCGAGAGCCAAGCGTATACGTGAAACCAATCAAGTTCAGGTGTTTACTACAAGTGTACTGACAAGTGATGACTTAAACGACTACTTCACCCGAGAGCAGGTTGGAGGTGGCAGATGCAGGATTGAACCGCCGCTTAAGAATGAGGAAGACAACTCAGTGATTTGGGTTGTTAGTTTTACGGATTTTAATG TTGCCAGAGGAATATGTCTTCGCAGAACCCATTTGATCAACACAACAGAAGCGCGTGTGTTACCATATTATAAAAAGTTAGGTATTGCGGCAAAATCTCCCGAGGGCTGTTACGGACGATTACCGGTCGTAAAGGACGAATATGTCACAGTTGTCATCGATGACTTGGATaaattcaa ATTTGTAAGTAGTAACGACCAACGAAAACATCTCGAAGAACACTTAAGCAAAGAACACAGAGTCACACTCTCCTGGCCAGAAGAAATTGAGTTTCCAAGTGGTGATCATCAAGTGAACAGACTTGAAATCAGGATAAGTTatacatattcaacatttagTGAAAGCAATAATTGGAAAGCTCGAATACAAAAAGCAGTAGTGGCTTACTTTACCAATGAAATAACAAAAGAAGTAATCACATTTCAGCCTACGCAGTGGAAATTAGCAACTGCAATGATACAAAGTGCAGAATATTCAAAAAGCGAGTTATATGTATCAATACTAGAAGTCGATCGCCAACTAGTTTTTGTTGGCAGACGCAAGTCTCATGCATTACAAACCCTTTTGGACAGTTTACCAGAGCGTGATAACGTAGCTCATAATTTTCAAGAATTGAAACTTacaattgaaaaatataattgtctCAGGGAAGAAAAAGTGCTTGATGCTGTAGAAAAAAAGTTCCCAGAAGTATTCTTCAGAATCAACACTGCCACCAATAATGTGGATATATGTGGGTCAGGCAAACTACTTGAAGACGCGAAAACAATCATTTTTAGACTTGCAACTAATATTAAGAATCTAAGTATTCCACTTGAACACATGCACACTCGTCTGTTTGTGTCTAAAAAAGGCAGAGAATTGCTTAAACAATGTttgacaaaatgtaaaatatactctAATGTCGAAATTTCTACAAGTCGAAACAGTTTGACTATTACGACGTTCTGTGAAAATCAACGTTTGGCGGACGAAAAACGGGCAAAACTGACGAACACATTAGCAAATGAACTGTCATCTGAATGTATTGAAATAGATACGATTTCATGGCAAGCCTTAACATCAGATTCCTGCTCGAACTTTATTTTAAATCTCGAAGAAGAGTTTCCCGTACATATCAGCACTATTGTGCATGGTCAGAAGATCGAAATGTTTGGATTACACTCATGTTTAACAAAAGTTAAAGAGAAGATTTTGAAGTTTTTAGGAACAGAAGCAGAGGGCAAGGAAACGGTCCATATTCCAAGTTCGTTCGCCGAATTCATTGATTTGGAGAAAGCAGAACCATTTGAAACAACTTGCAATTTTGTTAAGGATCCTATCGGTGAATACACAGGAAATGTCATCATTACAGGTCAAGTCGACAAAATGAAACATACGCGGGAAAAGCTTTTCAGAGAAATGGAAGAAATAGCTATTCATTGGAGTTATGTATCTAAAAGATGGGTGGCCAATTCTATTGCATGTTTACCAATTGAAAATATACAGCGTTTAAATTCATGTTGTATACAGATAGACAGCGTAGattcatttgcagcaaataacATATCCTGCGTAAGCGTACATAAAATCAACGGAGCAGTTATTCAACTAAAGGTCATCGATATTACGCATCAACGAGTGGACCTCATCGCATGCCCGAATGACCCACACATGACCTTCAAAGGAAGAATTTCAGGACAAATAGCTAAAGCTG GAGGTCCtacaattaaaaataaaggtCAGGAGTATGTCAATGCAAAGGGGCCAGTCGAAGAAGGTAATGCTGTAGAAGGTGATTCCGGAAAACTTCACTGTACAATCATTGTGCATGTCGTGCCACCAAAGTGGAAAGATGGTTATACAAATGAGAAAGGACTGATGATTAAAGCCATTAAATCAATTCTTCAG ATTGCGAGTAACAAAGGCCTTGTTTCCGTTGGACTACCGCCACTCTGGTGTGACAGGTATCCAGTCTTGGATGGCGTGGCACATGTTGTGGAAGCAGTTACTGAATTCCTGGAACAG AATTGA
- the LOC127869574 gene encoding uncharacterized protein LOC127869574 isoform X1, which produces MGSTPSRQNASLELNTSRGLSRIAFKESRYSKEQNDPEAHTEWKNNTVISTECLSVDGPDKAVHITVDRGSVVRIGLTTADPTRDENFLQMKIFETEEGTGNLPETYHLYTNQDFHLLYFQNSDDNVNEYECVSETVNTWLYVITVYGLPNASVYQGLLEAGVESINMQRLKSTEQALLLDTCEARHPIRIGTKYHIRWKMGLEHERFAGKIPEYGVMRLCVVHSSGATLWDRTSAVFDRCFNGVIAIKFDLAGSVKHNLLVRSNCSKLTEAVSFPKDGSMHLHVAFSSGQIEIYPMAGGAYIKQSHGSLIYMELRVVPQDEVFLKHSISAQTEADIIEIVFGPHPLKCVVEFRSFISNFYLEALKVSLCARAKRIRETNQVQVFTTSVLTSDDLNDYFTREQVGGGRCRIEPPLKNEEDNSVIWVVSFTDFNVARGICLRRTHLINTTEARVLPYYKKLGIAAKSPEGCYGRLPVVKDEYVTVVIDDLDKFKFVSSNDQRKHLEEHLSKEHRVTLSWPEEIEFPSGDHQVNRLEIRISYTYSTFSESNNWKARIQKAVVAYFTNEITKEVITFQPTQWKLATAMIQSAEYSKSELYVSILEVDRQLVFVGRRKSHALQTLLDSLPERDNVAHNFQELKLTIEKYNCLREEKVLDAVEKKFPEVFFRINTATNNVDICGSGKLLEDAKTIIFRLATNIKNLSIPLEHMHTRLFVSKKGRELLKQCLTKCKIYSNVEISTSRNSLTITTFCENQRLADEKRAKLTNTLANELSSECIEIDTISWQALTSDSCSNFILNLEEEFPVHISTIVHGQKIEMFGLHSCLTKVKEKILKFLGTEAEGKETVHIPSSFAEFIDLEKAEPFETTCNFVKDPIGEYTGNVIITGQVDKMKHTREKLFREMEEIAIHWSYVSKRWVANSIACLPIENIQRLNSCCIQIDSVDSFAANNISCVSVHKINGAVIQLKVIDITHQRVDLIACPNDPHMTFKGRISGQIAKAGGPTIKNKGQEYVNAKGPVEEGNAVEGDSGKLHCTIIVHVVPPKWKDGYTNEKGLMIKAIKSILQIASNKGLVSVGLPPLWCDRYPVLDGVAHVVEAVTEFLEQVYLHRFHDTTFL; this is translated from the exons ATGGGGAGCACTCCTTCGAGACAGAACG CTTCATTGGAATTAAATACGTCCAGAGGACTTAGTCGCATAGCATTTAAAGAATCTCGATATTCGAAAGAACAGAACGACCCTGAAGCACATACGGAATGGAAGAATAACACAGTGATTTCAACGGAATGTCTCTCCGTAGA CGGCCCCGACAAAGCTGTCCACATCACCGTTGATCGCGGTTCGGTGGTCCGTATTGGACTCACAACCGCGGATCCGACGAGAGACGAAAACTTTCTGCAG ATGAAGATCTTCGAAACAGAGGAGGGCACCGGCAACTTACCTGAGACTTACCACTTGTACACAAATCAAGACTTTCACTTGCTGTATTTTCAAAACAGCGATGATAATGTGAATGAATACGAATGCGTCTCGGAAACTGTGAACACATGGTTGTACGTCATCACCGTATACGGATTGCCGAACGCATCTGTGTATCAAG GTTTGCTCGAAGCAGGAGTTGAaagcataaacatgcaaagactTAAGAGCACTGAACAAGCACTGCTGCTAGATACTTGTGAAGCCAG ACATCCAATAAGGATTGGCACTAAATACCACATCCGCTGGAAAATGGGGTTAGAACACGAAAGGTTTGCTGGAAAGATTCCTGAATACGGTGTAATGAGACTCTGCGTTGTGCATTCATCCGGAG cgaCACTATGGGACAGGACAAGTGCCGTCTTCGACAGATGCTTCAACGGTGTTATAGCAATAAAGTTCGATTTGGCAGGCTCTGTGAAACACAACCTTCTTGTAAGGTCCAATTGTTCAAAGCTTACAGAGGCCGTAAGTTTTCCGAAAGACGGCTCTATGCATTTACATGTAGCATTCAGCAGCGGCCAGATCGAAATATATCCAATGGCAGGAGGGGCATATATCAAACAAA GCCATGGTTCACTGATATACATGGAACTGAGAGTGGTACCACAAGATGAAGTTTTCCTTAAACACAGCATTTCAGCTCAAACAGAAGCCGACATTATAGAAATTGTGTTTGGCCCACATCCATTGAAATGTGTCGTGGAATTTCGATCTTTCATAAGCAATTTTTATTTAG AAGCTTTGAAAGTTTCCCTTTGCGCGAGAGCCAAGCGTATACGTGAAACCAATCAAGTTCAGGTGTTTACTACAAGTGTACTGACAAGTGATGACTTAAACGACTACTTCACCCGAGAGCAGGTTGGAGGTGGCAGATGCAGGATTGAACCGCCGCTTAAGAATGAGGAAGACAACTCAGTGATTTGGGTTGTTAGTTTTACGGATTTTAATG TTGCCAGAGGAATATGTCTTCGCAGAACCCATTTGATCAACACAACAGAAGCGCGTGTGTTACCATATTATAAAAAGTTAGGTATTGCGGCAAAATCTCCCGAGGGCTGTTACGGACGATTACCGGTCGTAAAGGACGAATATGTCACAGTTGTCATCGATGACTTGGATaaattcaa ATTTGTAAGTAGTAACGACCAACGAAAACATCTCGAAGAACACTTAAGCAAAGAACACAGAGTCACACTCTCCTGGCCAGAAGAAATTGAGTTTCCAAGTGGTGATCATCAAGTGAACAGACTTGAAATCAGGATAAGTTatacatattcaacatttagTGAAAGCAATAATTGGAAAGCTCGAATACAAAAAGCAGTAGTGGCTTACTTTACCAATGAAATAACAAAAGAAGTAATCACATTTCAGCCTACGCAGTGGAAATTAGCAACTGCAATGATACAAAGTGCAGAATATTCAAAAAGCGAGTTATATGTATCAATACTAGAAGTCGATCGCCAACTAGTTTTTGTTGGCAGACGCAAGTCTCATGCATTACAAACCCTTTTGGACAGTTTACCAGAGCGTGATAACGTAGCTCATAATTTTCAAGAATTGAAACTTacaattgaaaaatataattgtctCAGGGAAGAAAAAGTGCTTGATGCTGTAGAAAAAAAGTTCCCAGAAGTATTCTTCAGAATCAACACTGCCACCAATAATGTGGATATATGTGGGTCAGGCAAACTACTTGAAGACGCGAAAACAATCATTTTTAGACTTGCAACTAATATTAAGAATCTAAGTATTCCACTTGAACACATGCACACTCGTCTGTTTGTGTCTAAAAAAGGCAGAGAATTGCTTAAACAATGTttgacaaaatgtaaaatatactctAATGTCGAAATTTCTACAAGTCGAAACAGTTTGACTATTACGACGTTCTGTGAAAATCAACGTTTGGCGGACGAAAAACGGGCAAAACTGACGAACACATTAGCAAATGAACTGTCATCTGAATGTATTGAAATAGATACGATTTCATGGCAAGCCTTAACATCAGATTCCTGCTCGAACTTTATTTTAAATCTCGAAGAAGAGTTTCCCGTACATATCAGCACTATTGTGCATGGTCAGAAGATCGAAATGTTTGGATTACACTCATGTTTAACAAAAGTTAAAGAGAAGATTTTGAAGTTTTTAGGAACAGAAGCAGAGGGCAAGGAAACGGTCCATATTCCAAGTTCGTTCGCCGAATTCATTGATTTGGAGAAAGCAGAACCATTTGAAACAACTTGCAATTTTGTTAAGGATCCTATCGGTGAATACACAGGAAATGTCATCATTACAGGTCAAGTCGACAAAATGAAACATACGCGGGAAAAGCTTTTCAGAGAAATGGAAGAAATAGCTATTCATTGGAGTTATGTATCTAAAAGATGGGTGGCCAATTCTATTGCATGTTTACCAATTGAAAATATACAGCGTTTAAATTCATGTTGTATACAGATAGACAGCGTAGattcatttgcagcaaataacATATCCTGCGTAAGCGTACATAAAATCAACGGAGCAGTTATTCAACTAAAGGTCATCGATATTACGCATCAACGAGTGGACCTCATCGCATGCCCGAATGACCCACACATGACCTTCAAAGGAAGAATTTCAGGACAAATAGCTAAAGCTG GAGGTCCtacaattaaaaataaaggtCAGGAGTATGTCAATGCAAAGGGGCCAGTCGAAGAAGGTAATGCTGTAGAAGGTGATTCCGGAAAACTTCACTGTACAATCATTGTGCATGTCGTGCCACCAAAGTGGAAAGATGGTTATACAAATGAGAAAGGACTGATGATTAAAGCCATTAAATCAATTCTTCAG ATTGCGAGTAACAAAGGCCTTGTTTCCGTTGGACTACCGCCACTCTGGTGTGACAGGTATCCAGTCTTGGATGGCGTGGCACATGTTGTGGAAGCAGTTACTGAATTCCTGGAACAGGTTTATCTGCACCGTTTCCATGATAccacgtttttgtaa